The Arcobacter sp. F2176 genome segment AATCTTTTATTTTCCCAATTGATACAACTTTATACTCTTTGTTTTCAACTTTTTTCAATGAATCCACAGCAGTATTAGCATCTTTTTTTGTTTCAAAAATACCATATGCCAAGACATTTTTAAACTTATAGTTTTCTAGTTCATCCACCATGAAAGATTTTTTAGAGAACTTATTACTTTTTATATAATTAAAAGTATCATAAATAGATTTGAACTTACCAATATAAATTGTAAAATAATCATCATCAGTATCTAAAAATTTATCTTTAAATTTTAAAATATCTTCTAAGGTATCAACTTTTTGAACTGTCGTTTCTTTTTCTTTTTTTTCTTTTCTTTTTGCAAATTCCATTAAATTTACTTGTTCAGCACTTAGTGCTGAGTTTTTCTTTTTATAATTACTTTTTGTAAAATCAATAAAATTATCTTTTGTAGGGTCTAGTTGAAAATGTTCTACAAGAGCACCTGATTCAAATAATAGTTTATAATAATCATTTAACCTATTTTGATAAGATTCTATCAAAGAGACTTGTGCCGTATTTAGTTGTCTTTGTGCAGTTAAAAGTGTTAGTAAATCTTGTTCTCCATTTTTAAAAGCTTCCCAATAAGACTCCACTGTAACATTTGAAGAATCTACTTCATCAATTGTACTTTGAATAGAATCATCTTGTGAATGCAAAGATTGATGCAAGTTTGAAATTATCCATTTTAATTTTCTTTTTTCTTCTTCAATTTTATAATTAACCTCTCTAATCGTACTATATACTGATAAAACCTTGTTATAGTCTTTATCACCATTATATAAATTATACTTAACTTTAATCATTGCAGAAGTTCTATTTTGGATATAAAGATCTTCAGGTAAAGCATCTTTGCTAAATATTCTTGTACTCGATAATTCAAGATCAACTTTAGGTTTAAATGAAGACTGTGCACTTTTTAATTTATTACGCTCAGATTCAATAGTCAATCGATAACTAACAATATTCAAATTATTTTCAAAGCTCTCCTCAATCAACTTATCTAATTCACCAACTTTTATTTTAAAGTTGTATTCATAGGGTAAAGTATCTTTGAATTTTTCTCCTGCAATATATTCATAATATCTCAAGGCCTCTACAAACTTAGAGTTTGTTTTACTAAGTTTTGTTTCTGCGTTTGAAACACTAGCCTTAATAGAATTTAAATCTCCAATAGTAGCAGCACCCAATTTATATTTTGTTGTAACTATTTCCAGTATTCTTTTAAGTGATTTCATATTGGATTCTGTAACTAATAGTGATTGGTGAGAGAATACAACTCCCATATATGCTTTAATAGCATTTTGAATTTCTGTTGCTATTGAAAGCTCATATCGGTTTTTTGCAACTTCTAAACTCTTTTTTAAACCTTTGATTTTATATTCAGTAGCACCACCTGAATATAAATTTTGTTTTAATTGAAGTTTTATTGTTTCATCATTGTATTTATTTGCGTCAGTATTACGACCATCATCGCTTGGATCTAGTTTAGTACGAGCATTACTATATTCTAAATCAATAGTTGGCTTATATCCTGAATATGCAGTATCCAAATCAATTTGGGCTTGTCTTACTTTTTCTCTAGCAACTTTTACTTTATAGTTATTTGAAATAGTCTCCAATACTACATCTATCAATGTTACCTTTTCGTATTTTTTTGCATCAGATGTACTTTCTTCGCCAAAAATTTTTTTCAAACTTTTTTCAATAGGTTTAGAAAAAATTGCAGTCTTTCCCGTATCTTTTCCTGAAATTCTCTCCATTCCTTTAGTCTTTTCAAGAAGTTTTTTTGGAGTTACTTCTATTTTAACAGACTCCTCCGAAGGAAGACTTTTTTCTTTATTATCTGGACTATTGGCAAATAATAAATTAAACGAAATAAATATAAATAAAATAGATAATTTAATTATTTTCAACACTACTTCTTCTCTACTTTAAGAATAAGATAACCAAATTCATTCTTATTATTAATATTTAAACTCTTTGGATTTAGTAAATCAACTTGAACATCTTTTCTTTTATAATTAAGCTTTCTAACAAGATTCCTTGCATTTAAAGTACGAGCTAATGATATTTGTTTCATCACCGTAGCACTAATTTGATTTGTAGGATCAACAGCACTTACTTGAACAATATGATTAGGATATTTCTTTTTTACTTTTGCAATAAAATCTTTAATTTGGACAATAATTGGATCATCTAGTTTTATAGTATTGCTTCCAAAATTAATCACAAGATAATCATCAGATGATATTATTTTTTGTTTTGTATTATCATCTTCATAAATTCTACTTAAATCTTTACCAGCACTTTGTATATCACCAATATCTTCTGTTTTTTCTATAGGATCATCTATCTTTACATCAATTTTTTCTTTTTTAGAAACTTGAGAGGTACTATTTTGAAGAATTAATTCATTTGTAGCAATTGTTCCAGTATAAGAAACTTTGAATTTAAACTGTGCATAATAAGCGATATTAACAATAGTAATTAATAAAAAAAGTAGCAAAACCAATATTACAGAAGAAAAAATATCAACAAATGGTGGCCAAGGATTAAATTCTTCAACGCGTTTTTTACCCATTATTTATCCAATTACTTGTTTTCAATTTTAGATAGTCTTGCATCAAATTTATTCATAAAATCCATCATCATTTCATTGTTCTGATTTTGCACTTCCAATAATTGTCTTATATTTTTATTTTGACTTGTTGCAATATTTGCTAAGCTTTGTATCGATTCATCTAAAGTATTAGAGTTACTATATTGATTTATATTTAATTCTTTGATTGAATTATTAATGCCTTCCAATAAAGTAAGTTGATTTCCAGTTATTTTTGAACTTGATTCCAAGTTATCAGATAAAATTTTAAATAAAACTTCATTTGCTTCACTACTTTTTTTAAGATCATCTTTTAATTCACTCATGGACTCAGAGAAGATATCTAAAAACTTACGAATAACAAGTTCCCCAGAAATACCACTATTTTGATTAGAAGAACTTACAGCATTAGTAACAGTTGTACGAATTCCTGAGGCCTCATTGAACTGTTGAATTACTTCATCAGATTGGGTATCAATGATTTTACCCTTCATCCAATCTTCTATACCCTCTATAAAGGTTTCTTGATTTCTACTTAG includes the following:
- a CDS encoding TolC family protein → MKIIKLSILFIFISFNLLFANSPDNKEKSLPSEESVKIEVTPKKLLEKTKGMERISGKDTGKTAIFSKPIEKSLKKIFGEESTSDAKKYEKVTLIDVVLETISNNYKVKVAREKVRQAQIDLDTAYSGYKPTIDLEYSNARTKLDPSDDGRNTDANKYNDETIKLQLKQNLYSGGATEYKIKGLKKSLEVAKNRYELSIATEIQNAIKAYMGVVFSHQSLLVTESNMKSLKRILEIVTTKYKLGAATIGDLNSIKASVSNAETKLSKTNSKFVEALRYYEYIAGEKFKDTLPYEYNFKIKVGELDKLIEESFENNLNIVSYRLTIESERNKLKSAQSSFKPKVDLELSSTRIFSKDALPEDLYIQNRTSAMIKVKYNLYNGDKDYNKVLSVYSTIREVNYKIEEEKRKLKWIISNLHQSLHSQDDSIQSTIDEVDSSNVTVESYWEAFKNGEQDLLTLLTAQRQLNTAQVSLIESYQNRLNDYYKLLFESGALVEHFQLDPTKDNFIDFTKSNYKKKNSALSAEQVNLMEFAKRKEKKEKETTVQKVDTLEDILKFKDKFLDTDDDYFTIYIGKFKSIYDTFNYIKSNKFSKKSFMVDELENYKFKNVLAYGIFETKKDANTAVDSLKKVENKEYKVVSIGKIKDLYKKYIDGYDQLKPKELVETRTIKMVPKAPSEYFTNKEFKDKFLLANEDYYTINLATLSNLDSVVRLVNRENLYDNSFIFRYGPKKEWIKIVYGVYDSYEKAELALNSLSSDVKDKYFPIIESIKSKQDLYKKYSDLKLGTPSFSTKKGEFVKLSEETKTHLRDAKTKKIIQKKVQDKPSINEEKIEKIEKIKDKEKPSSEKYTINAVKIKKDKVNWFLNRYELKNYNIKDLGDEKVEINLGTFDSKEDALKALNKYHPYIQSSAKIVKE